A genomic segment from Stappia indica encodes:
- a CDS encoding class I adenylate-forming enzyme family protein — protein sequence MRKPDKLLEMTVPALLEWHARERPTAIALSARSVAGHRERLGYAQLVGHMEAVAAGLSARGIAAGERVAVFLDNDAGLEAILTALGLFRLGATIAPLNTRYSAGEIEHAMELVDPVAIVCRAGDMPRMRAAHGRALLLVVDGDGAGEGNAAPWPRPEDHLQEKAPAAPQDPDTLASLLFTSGTTAKSKAVMHTHRTTIASGICSSEALGLRPGDLYQGGWPFFTSSGLNLGCSSAWVSGAGLVFEGVLDNAGRLNLIARERSSFYHGVPSVVHFMIEEVAKGDYDVSSLRRIGYGGSAMPREVAEKLARRWPHVEQVQIYGMTESGPNGTVLLPDETFAKFGSVGRAMPHCGIAIVDEAGRELASGERGEIVIRGPAVAAGYFRNPDGTAKAFDLGGIRTGDVGYLDADGFLFFTDRLKDIINRGGLKIASIAVEEVLYSSPSVKEAAVVAVPHRSLGEDVAACIVPAEGSEVDVEALRALCGEKLADYECPRHWRILDELPKNPMGKVLKAELRKLFESPA from the coding sequence ATGCGCAAACCAGACAAGCTTCTCGAAATGACGGTGCCGGCCCTCCTGGAGTGGCACGCCCGCGAACGGCCGACGGCTATCGCGCTATCGGCGCGCTCGGTCGCGGGCCATCGCGAGCGGCTGGGCTATGCCCAGCTGGTCGGGCACATGGAGGCCGTCGCGGCCGGCCTGAGCGCGCGCGGCATCGCCGCCGGCGAGCGGGTCGCCGTCTTCCTCGACAACGATGCCGGGCTTGAGGCGATCCTGACGGCGCTCGGCCTGTTTCGCCTGGGCGCGACCATCGCTCCGCTGAACACCCGCTATTCGGCCGGCGAGATCGAGCATGCGATGGAGCTGGTCGATCCGGTCGCCATCGTCTGCCGCGCGGGCGACATGCCGCGGATGCGGGCCGCCCACGGGCGGGCGCTGCTGCTCGTCGTCGACGGAGACGGTGCGGGCGAGGGGAACGCCGCGCCCTGGCCGCGGCCCGAGGACCATCTGCAGGAGAAGGCGCCGGCGGCCCCGCAAGACCCGGATACGCTCGCCTCGCTGCTGTTCACCTCCGGTACGACGGCAAAGTCGAAGGCGGTGATGCACACGCATCGCACGACCATCGCTTCCGGCATATGCAGCTCCGAAGCGCTGGGCCTGAGGCCGGGCGATCTCTACCAGGGCGGCTGGCCGTTCTTCACCTCGTCCGGGCTCAATCTCGGCTGCTCGTCGGCCTGGGTCAGCGGTGCGGGGCTCGTCTTCGAGGGAGTGCTGGACAATGCGGGCCGGCTCAACCTGATCGCTCGGGAGCGCTCGAGCTTCTATCACGGGGTCCCGTCGGTCGTGCATTTCATGATCGAGGAGGTCGCCAAGGGAGACTACGACGTCTCCTCGCTGCGGCGCATCGGCTATGGCGGCTCGGCGATGCCGCGCGAGGTGGCGGAGAAGCTGGCGCGCCGCTGGCCGCATGTGGAGCAGGTGCAGATCTACGGCATGACCGAAAGCGGGCCGAACGGAACGGTGCTTTTGCCGGACGAGACCTTCGCGAAGTTCGGCTCGGTCGGCCGGGCGATGCCCCATTGCGGCATCGCCATTGTCGACGAGGCTGGCAGGGAACTGGCGAGCGGCGAGCGGGGAGAGATCGTCATTCGCGGGCCGGCGGTCGCCGCGGGATATTTCCGCAATCCGGACGGCACCGCGAAGGCCTTCGACCTCGGCGGCATCCGCACCGGCGACGTCGGCTATCTCGACGCGGACGGCTTCCTGTTCTTCACCGACCGTTTGAAGGACATCATCAATCGCGGCGGGCTGAAGATCGCCTCGATCGCGGTCGAGGAGGTGCTCTATTCCAGCCCGTCAGTGAAGGAGGCGGCGGTGGTTGCCGTGCCGCACCGCTCGCTCGGCGAGGACGTCGCCGCCTGCATCGTGCCGGCGGAAGGGAGCGAGGTCGATGTCGAGGCGCTGCGGGCACTATGCGGGGAAAAGCTCGCCGACTACGAATGCCCGCGCCACTGGCGCATCCTCGACGAGCTGCCGAAGAACCCGATGGGCAAGGTGCTGAAGGCGGAGCTGCGCAAGCTGTTCGAAAGCCCGGCGTAA
- a CDS encoding quinone oxidoreductase family protein: MTISRQMRIHAYGGPEMFRADQVELPEPQADEVLVRQHAAGVNFIDVYHRKGVFPLPALPGAIGVEAAGEVLACGSGVTAFAPGDRIAYAGPPIGSYADMRIMKAKGLVRLPDGIGYEEAAAIMLKGMTVHMLMTRVRRLSAGDTILIHSAAGGLGQLLGQWAASLGVRVIGTVGSPDKAEIARQSGCAETILYKEADFVAAVDELTGGEGVDAVYEGLGGDILTRSLGCLKPFGHAVNLGQVGKPLDSVALADLGPQRSLTVSVPGVFAHLRTCKDLQGAADEMFAQVLSGNMRPRIGERFALSNVASAHAKLEAGRTAGAIVLVP, encoded by the coding sequence ATGACAATTTCCAGACAGATGCGGATCCATGCCTATGGCGGGCCGGAAATGTTCCGCGCCGACCAGGTGGAGCTGCCCGAGCCGCAAGCCGACGAGGTGCTGGTCCGCCAGCATGCGGCCGGCGTCAATTTCATCGACGTCTACCACCGCAAGGGCGTCTTTCCGCTGCCCGCCCTGCCCGGCGCCATCGGCGTCGAGGCGGCCGGCGAGGTTCTCGCCTGCGGCTCCGGCGTTACCGCCTTTGCCCCCGGCGACCGCATCGCCTATGCCGGCCCGCCGATCGGTTCCTATGCCGACATGCGCATCATGAAGGCGAAAGGCCTCGTGCGCCTGCCGGACGGGATCGGCTACGAGGAAGCCGCCGCGATCATGCTCAAGGGCATGACGGTGCACATGCTGATGACCCGGGTGCGCAGGCTCTCGGCCGGCGACACCATCCTCATCCACTCGGCCGCCGGGGGCCTCGGACAGTTGCTCGGCCAGTGGGCCGCCTCGCTCGGCGTGCGGGTGATCGGCACCGTCGGTTCGCCCGACAAGGCCGAGATCGCCCGCCAGTCGGGATGCGCTGAGACCATTCTCTACAAGGAGGCCGACTTCGTTGCCGCGGTCGACGAGCTGACCGGCGGCGAGGGTGTCGACGCGGTCTACGAGGGCTTGGGCGGCGACATCCTCACCCGCTCGCTCGGCTGCCTGAAGCCGTTCGGCCACGCGGTCAATCTCGGCCAGGTCGGCAAGCCGCTCGACAGCGTGGCCCTGGCGGACCTCGGGCCGCAGCGCTCGCTCACCGTTTCGGTTCCCGGCGTCTTCGCGCATCTGCGCACCTGCAAGGACCTGCAGGGCGCCGCCGACGAGATGTTCGCGCAGGTTCTCAGCGGCAACATGCGCCCGCGCATCGGCGAGCGCTTCGCCCTGTCCAACGTCGCCTCCGCCCATGCCAAGCTCGAGGCGGGCCGCACCGCCGGCGCCATCGTGCTCGTGCCATGA
- a CDS encoding acyl-CoA thioesterase, with product MSSTPLPDYPMWQGAIVRHADLDPNDHVTNSVICSWFDDGRYVLLRRHLRPVVEASDYFALVMLEMHFLQEVRMFDEPRVGTAITRIGRSSIAMQQHLFVGERIAATATSVTVLGDGVARRARPLSEAHRQALAPFMLAEAP from the coding sequence ATGAGCAGCACGCCGCTTCCCGACTATCCCATGTGGCAAGGCGCCATCGTCCGCCATGCGGACCTCGACCCCAACGACCACGTCACCAATTCGGTGATCTGCTCGTGGTTCGACGACGGGCGCTACGTCCTGCTGCGCCGCCACCTGCGGCCCGTGGTGGAGGCGAGCGACTATTTCGCGCTGGTCATGCTGGAGATGCACTTCCTACAGGAGGTGCGCATGTTCGACGAGCCGCGCGTCGGCACCGCGATCACCCGGATCGGCCGCAGCTCCATCGCCATGCAGCAGCACCTTTTCGTCGGGGAGCGGATCGCCGCAACCGCCACCTCCGTCACGGTGCTCGGCGACGGCGTCGCCCGGCGGGCGCGCCCGCTCTCCGAAGCGCATCGCCAGGCGCTCGCCCCCTTCATGCTGGCCGAGGCCCCGTAG
- a CDS encoding acyl-CoA dehydrogenase family protein yields MASSAPDEHSQDITPMDDFFTAEERAFREIVRAEIAAMLPEHLARHTRSHLHMPREVMAEWNRILHSRGWSAHHWPKEFGGPGWTPIQRFIFESELARADAPPLSVFGIYLVGPTIFSFGSPEQKARYLPGILSGEEFWCQGYSEPDAGSDLARLRTTARRSGDKWIVNGQKAWTSEGHFADHMILLARTNMEVKPQAGLSLFVVPMDAPGITIQPVITIDGAHSVNSVFLDDVTLDASALIGEVDQGWTYAKFLLNNERTNNAQIHKSRREFDLLRARIETEKGEIPAAWRERVARIETDLAALEITVLRVLADETDGREPGAKAAILKVIGSQLQQAISELAMEVLGEEAVATGLPLANDNDGYGAYWAEKHLFRRVVTIYAGTNEIQKTIIAKTVFKG; encoded by the coding sequence ATGGCATCCAGTGCCCCCGACGAACACTCACAGGACATCACGCCGATGGATGACTTCTTCACCGCCGAGGAACGCGCCTTTCGCGAGATCGTGCGCGCCGAAATCGCCGCGATGTTGCCGGAGCATCTGGCCCGGCACACCCGCTCCCACCTGCACATGCCCCGCGAGGTGATGGCCGAGTGGAACCGGATCCTGCATTCGCGCGGCTGGTCGGCCCATCACTGGCCCAAGGAATTCGGCGGACCAGGCTGGACGCCGATCCAGCGCTTCATCTTCGAGTCCGAGCTTGCCCGCGCCGACGCGCCGCCGCTCAGCGTCTTCGGCATCTATCTCGTCGGTCCGACGATCTTCAGCTTCGGTTCGCCGGAGCAGAAGGCGCGCTACCTGCCGGGCATCCTGTCGGGCGAGGAGTTCTGGTGCCAGGGCTATTCGGAGCCGGACGCCGGGTCCGATCTCGCCCGGCTGCGCACCACCGCCCGCAGGTCCGGCGACAAGTGGATCGTCAACGGCCAGAAGGCCTGGACCAGCGAAGGCCACTTCGCCGACCACATGATCCTGCTGGCGCGCACCAACATGGAGGTGAAGCCGCAGGCAGGCCTTTCCCTGTTCGTCGTGCCGATGGATGCGCCCGGCATCACCATCCAGCCGGTCATCACCATCGACGGCGCCCATTCGGTCAACTCCGTCTTCCTCGACGACGTGACGCTGGATGCCTCCGCCCTGATCGGCGAGGTCGACCAGGGCTGGACCTACGCCAAGTTCCTGCTGAACAACGAGCGCACCAACAACGCCCAGATCCACAAGTCGCGCCGCGAGTTCGACCTTTTGCGCGCCCGCATCGAGACGGAGAAGGGCGAGATCCCGGCAGCCTGGCGCGAGCGGGTCGCCCGGATCGAGACAGACCTTGCCGCTCTCGAGATCACCGTGCTGCGCGTGCTCGCCGACGAGACGGACGGGCGCGAGCCCGGCGCCAAGGCCGCCATTCTCAAGGTCATCGGCTCGCAGCTCCAGCAGGCGATCAGCGAGCTCGCGATGGAAGTGCTCGGCGAGGAGGCGGTCGCCACCGGCCTGCCGCTCGCCAACGACAATGACGGCTACGGCGCCTATTGGGCCGAGAAGCATCTCTTCCGCCGGGTCGTGACCATCTACGCGGGCACCAACGAGATCCAGAAGACCATCATCGCCAAGACCGTTTTCAAAGGATGA
- a CDS encoding acyl-CoA dehydrogenase family protein gives MRRSHDQSETDSLLRASAREFAREREDARPDTAGNWRAFVEAGWPGMGLDEASGGLGADLHQCCLVLQEAGRALLTESAAADILLAPRLAQRAPAIAALMPALLDGKARFALAGAAETGFSLSADGRVTGRSALVPGADRATHLLFLAEAGEGARFCLAERGTGGLHIHPAPLLDGRTAARIDLDAADTDEMTVLCTGKEACGIAAELEALLLCGAASEGLGAFEAAFEMTADYVQTRQQFKQPLASFQAVEHTIADVYCELEKFRSLHMAMVSALSEGGTSSSMAVAHARLFHASNVVQAVGRLIQITGGIAVTEEYKLGRIYRRLQSDAALFGGVRRPIEILAGTPMAKPAPLH, from the coding sequence ATGCGCCGCTCCCACGACCAGAGCGAGACCGACAGCCTGCTGCGTGCCAGCGCCCGCGAGTTCGCCCGCGAACGCGAAGACGCACGACCGGACACCGCCGGCAACTGGCGCGCCTTCGTCGAGGCCGGCTGGCCCGGCATGGGCCTCGACGAGGCGAGCGGCGGGCTCGGCGCCGACCTGCACCAGTGCTGCCTGGTCCTGCAGGAGGCCGGCCGGGCGCTTCTGACCGAAAGCGCCGCCGCCGACATTCTCCTCGCGCCGCGCCTGGCGCAGCGCGCCCCCGCCATTGCCGCCCTGATGCCGGCCCTGCTGGACGGCAAGGCCCGTTTTGCCCTCGCCGGTGCGGCCGAGACCGGCTTCTCGCTCAGTGCCGACGGCAGGGTCACGGGCCGCTCGGCCCTCGTGCCGGGCGCCGACCGGGCAACCCATCTCCTGTTCCTTGCCGAAGCCGGCGAGGGTGCCCGCTTCTGCCTTGCCGAGCGCGGCACGGGCGGCCTCCACATCCATCCGGCCCCGCTGCTGGATGGGCGCACCGCCGCCCGCATCGACCTCGATGCGGCCGATACCGACGAGATGACGGTCCTGTGCACCGGCAAGGAGGCTTGCGGCATCGCCGCGGAGCTTGAGGCGCTTCTCCTGTGCGGTGCGGCGAGCGAGGGGCTCGGCGCCTTCGAGGCCGCCTTCGAGATGACCGCCGACTACGTGCAGACGCGCCAGCAGTTCAAGCAGCCGCTCGCCTCCTTCCAGGCGGTCGAGCACACCATCGCGGACGTCTATTGCGAGCTGGAGAAGTTCCGCTCGCTGCACATGGCGATGGTCAGCGCCCTGTCGGAGGGCGGCACGTCCAGCTCCATGGCTGTGGCCCATGCCCGCCTCTTCCACGCGAGCAACGTCGTCCAGGCGGTCGGCCGGCTCATCCAGATCACCGGCGGCATCGCCGTCACCGAGGAATACAAGCTCGGCCGCATCTATCGCCGCCTGCAGAGCGACGCAGCCCTGTTCGGCGGCGTGCGCCGTCCCATCGAGATCCTTGCCGGCACGCCCATGGCAAAGCCGGCCCCCCTTCACTGA
- a CDS encoding enoyl-CoA hydratase/isomerase family protein: protein MKTYPLEERYETLKISRDGRKLTITMNRPDFLNAADTVLHEELAHVFYDVAVDPDSDIIILTGAGRAFSAGGDIPWMRDAIARPEMFEQTAREAKRIAFSMLELEKPLIAKVNGHATGLGATLALLCDVVFASSRAKIGDPHVSIGFVAGDGGPALWPQLIGYARAKEYLMTGDLMPAAEAERIGLINHVVEPEELDARVDAFADKLANGATKAIRWTKTLANLELRRIVGAVMDPGVAYEALSNNTADHREAVEAFLAKRQPVFTGK, encoded by the coding sequence ATGAAGACCTACCCCCTCGAGGAACGCTACGAAACGCTGAAGATCAGCCGCGACGGGCGCAAGCTGACCATCACCATGAACCGCCCCGACTTCCTCAATGCGGCCGACACCGTGCTGCACGAGGAACTGGCGCATGTGTTCTACGACGTGGCCGTCGACCCCGACAGCGACATCATCATCCTGACCGGCGCCGGCCGCGCCTTCTCCGCCGGCGGCGACATTCCCTGGATGCGCGATGCCATCGCCAGGCCGGAAATGTTCGAGCAGACCGCCCGCGAGGCCAAGCGCATCGCCTTCTCCATGCTGGAGCTGGAAAAGCCGCTGATCGCCAAGGTCAACGGCCACGCGACCGGGCTCGGCGCCACGCTGGCGCTGCTGTGCGACGTCGTCTTCGCCTCGTCCCGGGCCAAGATCGGCGACCCGCACGTCTCCATCGGCTTCGTTGCCGGCGACGGCGGCCCCGCCCTGTGGCCGCAGCTGATCGGCTACGCCCGCGCCAAGGAGTATCTGATGACCGGCGACCTGATGCCGGCGGCGGAGGCCGAGCGCATCGGCCTGATCAACCACGTGGTCGAGCCGGAAGAGCTGGACGCCCGCGTCGACGCCTTCGCCGACAAGCTGGCGAACGGCGCCACCAAGGCCATCCGCTGGACCAAGACCCTGGCCAACCTGGAGCTGCGGCGCATCGTCGGCGCGGTGATGGATCCGGGCGTCGCCTACGAGGCCCTGTCCAACAACACCGCCGACCACCGCGAGGCCGTCGAGGCCTTCCTCGCCAAGCGCCAGCCGGTCTTCACCGGCAAGTAG
- a CDS encoding FadR/GntR family transcriptional regulator encodes MNEMLDLKLVLLRGESQGPIEMDGLGRSSRLRMQLQKKSELSDRLAVNLLGLIADGRLAPGARIPPERQIAETLSVSRICVRSALDRLKENGYIESVQGAGTRVVRSSEKLDQLYAANLENVNDLGNFCAYLDEFLAEWVDLSEQAAEVAAILQPLLGVARSSRRFDPETEYRVRCQLARASRSPGLELLLRRMARGYRCYYNSVPPIDRIADQLAEAAGAMVVAARAGDKAALVLAMRDYNRIIRTAVIAGAGGPARRAADTDLVLRELSAHQPEKLSDIIAREIAGMLARAEGREEDVLIGERRLADVFGVSRVSIRHALQKLKEDGIVTSRERFWTRAAKGDEEAVREARDCFDASVREFKLLCNLRHFQEVWAARRAARHASEKDKADLRRILAEMRRPIDSLDRSIDLDLNLHLTIARSAGSALHFFVNEVLRGTVTNYFVYTLKHPDLRGPREVLLKQHEAIVSAILAGDEDGARDAMERHVRFFQNNYDAYMVRSSAA; translated from the coding sequence ATGAACGAAATGCTGGATCTGAAGCTGGTTCTCCTGCGCGGAGAAAGCCAGGGTCCCATCGAGATGGACGGGCTCGGCCGCTCCAGCCGGTTGCGCATGCAGCTGCAGAAGAAGTCCGAACTCTCGGACCGGCTGGCCGTCAACCTGCTCGGGCTGATCGCCGACGGACGCCTTGCCCCCGGTGCGCGCATTCCCCCCGAGCGACAGATCGCCGAAACCCTGTCCGTCAGCCGCATCTGCGTGCGCTCGGCGCTCGACCGGCTGAAGGAGAACGGCTACATCGAATCCGTGCAAGGGGCGGGGACGCGGGTCGTGCGCTCGTCGGAAAAGCTCGACCAGCTCTATGCGGCGAACCTGGAAAACGTCAACGATCTCGGCAATTTCTGCGCCTATCTCGACGAGTTCCTGGCCGAGTGGGTGGATCTGTCGGAACAGGCGGCTGAGGTCGCCGCCATCCTGCAGCCGTTGCTGGGGGTCGCGCGCTCCTCGCGCCGGTTCGATCCCGAAACCGAATACCGGGTGCGCTGCCAGTTGGCGCGCGCCTCGCGCAGCCCCGGCCTTGAACTGCTGCTGCGGCGAATGGCGCGGGGCTATCGCTGCTACTACAACTCTGTCCCGCCCATCGACCGCATCGCCGACCAGCTGGCGGAGGCGGCCGGCGCCATGGTCGTGGCCGCCCGCGCGGGCGACAAGGCGGCGCTGGTCCTCGCCATGCGCGACTACAACCGCATCATCCGCACGGCGGTGATCGCCGGTGCGGGCGGTCCGGCCCGGCGGGCGGCCGACACGGATCTCGTGCTGCGGGAGCTGAGCGCCCACCAGCCGGAAAAGCTCAGCGACATCATCGCCCGCGAGATCGCAGGCATGCTGGCGCGCGCCGAAGGGCGCGAGGAGGACGTGCTGATCGGCGAGCGTCGGCTGGCGGACGTCTTCGGCGTCAGCCGCGTGTCGATCCGCCATGCGCTGCAGAAGCTGAAGGAAGACGGCATCGTCACCTCGCGCGAGCGCTTCTGGACCCGCGCGGCCAAGGGCGACGAGGAGGCGGTGAGGGAAGCGCGCGACTGTTTTGACGCCAGCGTCCGCGAGTTCAAGCTGCTGTGCAACCTGCGCCACTTCCAGGAGGTGTGGGCGGCCCGGCGTGCGGCGCGGCATGCGAGCGAGAAGGACAAGGCGGACCTGCGGCGGATCCTTGCCGAGATGCGCCGGCCCATCGACTCGCTCGACCGCTCCATCGATCTCGACCTCAACCTGCACCTCACCATCGCCCGCTCGGCCGGCAGCGCGCTGCATTTCTTCGTCAACGAGGTGCTGCGCGGCACGGTGACGAACTATTTCGTCTACACGCTGAAGCATCCGGACCTGCGCGGTCCGCGCGAGGTGCTGCTGAAGCAGCACGAGGCCATCGTCTCGGCGATCCTCGCCGGCGACGAGGACGGCGCGCGCGATGCGATGGAGCGCCATGTGCGCTTCTTCCAGAACAACTACGATGCCTACATGGTGCGTTCGTCGGCGGCCTGA
- a CDS encoding TRAP transporter large permease — protein sequence MSPLEIGYAGVLALVLLIFLRVPVAIALILPSIVGVWAIIGSRASWGLLRSTPYEIGGNWSLSSIPMFLLMGYVCYHARLTDGLFKASRAWLSALPGGLGISTIAGAAVFSAVSGSTTACAAAMGRIAVPEMIKERYNPGFAASICAVGGTLGSMIPPSIVMIIYGTFAEVPIGQLFIAGIVPGLLSAAMFSLVIILISWLRPDICPPSNSTITWGDRFRALGDTWPVVLLIAGVLGGIFTGTFSATEAGAVGAFFAIVIALVRGNLTGAILTTAMIETARMTATILIIAIGAALFTRFLALSGVATHFSELAILYATSPLVLVIGVALVYLLLGMFLDPLGIMLLTLPLLLPAFNAVGIDLIWMGILVVKFLEIGLITPPVGLNLFVMQAIVGREASIDRIAKVLVWFILADLCTMALLIAFPSIVGFLPSLLG from the coding sequence ATGAGCCCTCTCGAGATCGGTTATGCAGGCGTGCTGGCGCTCGTCCTGCTGATTTTCCTTCGCGTGCCCGTTGCCATCGCCCTGATCCTGCCGTCCATCGTCGGCGTGTGGGCGATCATCGGCTCGAGGGCATCGTGGGGCCTGCTGCGCTCGACCCCTTACGAGATCGGCGGGAACTGGTCGCTCAGCTCGATCCCGATGTTCCTGCTGATGGGCTATGTCTGCTACCACGCCCGCCTGACCGACGGGTTGTTCAAGGCCTCGCGCGCCTGGCTGAGCGCGTTGCCGGGCGGGCTCGGCATCTCGACCATCGCGGGCGCTGCCGTCTTCTCCGCCGTGTCCGGCTCGACAACCGCCTGCGCTGCCGCGATGGGGCGCATCGCCGTGCCGGAGATGATCAAGGAGCGCTACAATCCGGGCTTTGCCGCCTCGATCTGCGCGGTCGGCGGAACGCTGGGCTCGATGATCCCGCCCAGCATCGTCATGATCATCTACGGCACCTTCGCCGAAGTGCCCATCGGCCAGCTGTTCATCGCCGGCATCGTGCCGGGTCTGCTCAGTGCGGCGATGTTCTCGCTCGTCATCATCCTGATTTCCTGGCTGCGGCCTGACATCTGCCCGCCGAGCAACAGCACGATCACCTGGGGCGACCGGTTCCGGGCGCTGGGCGACACGTGGCCGGTGGTCCTGCTGATCGCCGGCGTTCTGGGCGGCATCTTCACCGGCACGTTCAGCGCGACCGAGGCGGGCGCGGTCGGCGCGTTCTTCGCCATCGTCATCGCCCTGGTGCGCGGCAACCTGACCGGCGCGATCCTGACGACCGCGATGATCGAGACGGCGCGCATGACGGCGACGATCCTGATCATCGCCATCGGCGCGGCCCTGTTCACCCGCTTCCTGGCGCTGTCGGGGGTGGCGACGCATTTCTCCGAGCTTGCGATCCTGTATGCCACCAGCCCGCTGGTGCTGGTGATCGGCGTTGCGCTGGTCTACCTGCTGCTCGGCATGTTCCTCGACCCGCTCGGGATCATGCTGCTGACGCTGCCCTTGTTGCTGCCGGCGTTCAATGCGGTCGGGATCGACCTGATCTGGATGGGCATCCTGGTGGTGAAGTTCCTGGAGATCGGGCTGATTACGCCGCCGGTCGGGCTGAACCTCTTCGTGATGCAGGCCATCGTCGGGCGGGAAGCGTCCATCGACCGGATCGCCAAGGTGCTGGTCTGGTTCATCCTGGCGGATCTTTGCACCATGGCGCTGCTGATCGCCTTTCCCTCCATCGTCGGATTCCTGCCGAGCCTGCTGGGGTGA
- a CDS encoding TRAP transporter small permease gives MVQRLDTVLAAIGAAAAALMMLHVVAEIFCRNVLGITLPATLEIVSLYYMPALIFLPLASVEKMSGHIDVSFVQEAFPAPVRRVTEVASLTACGLVYGAMGWVGLQEAMAKFRIREFLMGEVAVPLWPGRFLVPIGCFAIAAVIAVKLAILFRSRKNDAR, from the coding sequence ATGGTGCAAAGACTGGATACCGTGCTTGCAGCCATCGGTGCGGCTGCCGCCGCCCTCATGATGCTGCACGTGGTGGCGGAGATCTTCTGCCGCAACGTGCTCGGCATCACGCTTCCGGCGACGCTGGAGATCGTCTCGCTCTACTACATGCCGGCGCTGATCTTCCTGCCGCTGGCCAGCGTCGAGAAGATGTCCGGGCATATCGATGTCAGCTTCGTGCAGGAGGCCTTTCCCGCACCCGTGCGGCGGGTGACGGAGGTCGCCTCGCTCACTGCCTGCGGCCTCGTCTACGGGGCCATGGGATGGGTCGGCCTGCAGGAGGCCATGGCCAAGTTCCGCATCCGCGAGTTCCTGATGGGCGAGGTGGCGGTGCCGCTGTGGCCGGGCCGCTTCCTCGTTCCCATCGGGTGCTTCGCCATCGCCGCGGTGATCGCCGTCAAGCTCGCGATCCTCTTTCGCTCCCGCAAGAACGACGCAAGATGA